In the Brassica napus cultivar Da-Ae chromosome A7, Da-Ae, whole genome shotgun sequence genome, one interval contains:
- the LOC106355111 gene encoding uncharacterized protein LOC106355111 yields MGLRYEKLFGFCKECLCLTHEQARCPELIKKGETSVQEVVSGETGTGATSFKAVVANASRQNGDRREGQYGRSQGSQGSQGVKGTDKGKGIAREKHGYQKQDGAYHPYKEKFTRGYGEGSSFNRRFHGHGDKRTALQARDFPHQQRQVIEEQRSLNPTKLMLDAFKGAPGGVQGSGTAGTGRSSKARKSLLFEEAASEVKSDETGQEIGVLSTAQSVQEQGALDVEAKEVEEQSLHSDALDDANLMLDGVILSDSELLVEGDELEGWEQGEIMDFAEEEGLDAGDQGLGEQELGDKKLDEQEGSDQKWSDQVQSYVVDDGNVQMPDSEKEVAPSDEKFAKKKEMKQEAGMIGGVKKRVGQAFVSPRKKLLAKAGVKQGDKAKKAPPKP; encoded by the coding sequence ATGGGGCTTCGATATGAGAAGTTGTTTGGGTTCTGCAAAGAGTGTTTATGTCTTACGCACGAGCAGGCGCGTTGCCCGGAGCTTATCAAAAAGGGCGAAACTTCAGTACAAGAAGTTGTCTCTGGAGAGACTGGAACAGGTGCAACAAGCTTTAAAGCGGTAGTTGCAAATGCTTCAAGGCAGAATGGTGATCGGAGAGAAGGTCAGTATGGTCGGTCTCAAGGGTCTCAAGGGTCTCAAGGGGTGAAAGGGACTGATAAGGGGAAGGGGATTGCTAGGGAGAAGCATGGTTATCAAAAGCAAGATGGTGCTTATCATCCTTACAAGGAGAAGTTCACACGGGGATATGGAGAGGGCTCTTCTTTCAATAGAAGGTTTCATGGACATGGAGATAAGAGGACGGCTCTCCAGGCGAGAGACTTTCCACATCAACAAAGACAAGTGATAGAAGAGCAGCGCTCTTTGAACCCTACAAAGCTTATGCTTGACGCTTTTAAGGGAGCTCCAGGTGGGGTTCAGGGGAGTGGAACAGCCGGGACTGGGAGGTCTTCAAAAGCGCGAAAGTCTTTGCTATTTGAGGAAGCGGCTTCTGAGGTCAAGAGTGATGAGACAGGGCAAGAGATTGGGGTGCTGAGTACGGCTCAGTCTGTGCAGGAGCAAGGTGCACTTGATGTGGAGGCTAAAGAGGTAGAGGAGCAGTCTTTGCACTCTGATGCTCTAGATGATGCGAACCTGATGCTTGATGGCGTGATCTTGTCGGATTCGGAGCTCCTGGTGGAGGGGGACGAGTTAGAGGGTTGGGAACAAGGCGAGATTATGGATTTTGCCGAGGAGGAGGGTTTAGATGCGGGTGATCAAGGTTTGGGGGAACAGGAGTTGGGTGATAAGAAACTGGATGAGCAGGAGGGGAGTGATCAGAAGTGGAGTGATCAGGTGCAGAGTTATGTTGTCGATGACGGGAATGTCCAGATGCCGGACTCTGAGAAGGAGGTGGCCCCATCCGATGAGAAgtttgcaaagaagaaggagatgaagcaGGAGGCGGGGATGATAGGGGGTGTCAAGAAGCGTGTGGGGCAAGCTTTTGTTTCTCCACGTAAGAAGCTGTTGGCAAAGGCGGGAGTGAAGCAGGGCGATAAGGCTAAGAAGGCACCGCCGAAGCCTTAG